From one Scophthalmus maximus strain ysfricsl-2021 chromosome 19, ASM2237912v1, whole genome shotgun sequence genomic stretch:
- the gkap1 gene encoding G kinase-anchoring protein 1 isoform X2, with protein MTSSAMITVPTTASRFALLQIDSDSDSDTSEPGKSSTKGGRDSAGKPRHGKAGAAGGKAAQGGDKKKDKKKKKKEQQQSEANELRNLAFKKIPQKSGAPPPCMTLSGVASELLSPTSGDHSIPSGGWQQWKQKDEQDNTNASSPKSQGGKEGGGKKDKKKNQQAKDKKTVSLQDFQAEGSVEHSSKKHEKEDARGANVALGIGQEERFFNKLEDDVSQIIQREKRREQYSNSQGQEVNTSTEHEPDPRAEQLKYDLEKKDQEIDKLKKTISQWEVKYKEVKARNSQLLKMLQQGEMKDKAEILLQVEELLHIKEELSSQVTLLHTALEQERSKIKGLQSEQPKHQGNKKGKKGSEMDL; from the exons ATGACGTCGTCTGCCATGATCACCGTGCCCACCACCGCCTCCCGCTTCGCCCTGCTCCAGATAGACTCGGATTCGGACTCGGACACCTCCGAGCCGGGGAAGAGCAGCACCAAAGGCGGACGGGACTCCGCCGGGAAGCCCCGCCATGGGAAGGCTGGAGCGGCCGGGGGCAAGGCGGCTCAGGGCGGCGacaagaagaaggacaagaagaagaagaagaaggaacagCAGCAGAGCGAGGCCAACGAG CTACGTAATCTAGCCTTCAAGAAGATTCCTCAGAAGTCGGGTGCCCCGCCTCCCTGTATGACGCTGTCAGGAGTAGCCAGCGAACTTCTCAGCCCTACATCAGGGGACCACAGTATTCCTTCAGGAGGGTGGCAGCAATGGAAGCAGAAGGATGAGCAG GACAACACAAATGCATCCTCGCCAAAGTcacaaggaggaaaagagggtggaggaaagaaggacaaaaagaagaatcagcaggcaaaagacaaaaagacagttTCTCTGCAGGACTTCCAGGCTGAAGGCAGTGTAG aaCATTCAAGTAAGAAACATGAGAAAGAG GATGCCCGAGGAGCTAACGTGGCGCTAGGAATCGGTCAGGAGGAACGATTCTTTAATAAACTGGAAGATGACGTCAGTCAGATTATCCAACGGGAAAAAAGACGTGAGCAGTACTCTAACAGCCAGGGGCAAGAAGTCAACACGTCCACAGAACACGAACCA GACCCCAGGGCAGAGCAGCTGAAGTACGACCTGGAGAAGAAAGACCAGGAAATCGATAAGCTAAAGAAAACAATTTCGCAGTGGGAG GTGAAATACAAAGAAGTGAAAGCAAGAAATTCCCAGCTGCTCAAGATGCTCCAACAGGGAGAGA TGAAAGATAAAGCAGAAATCCTTCTACAGGTAGAAGAGCTACTACATATAAAAGAAGAACTGTCATCACAG gtaacaTTACTGCACACTGCCCTTGAACAAGAAAGGTCTAAAATCAAAGGTCTGCAGTCAGAACAACCGAAACATCAG ggaaacaaaaaggggaaaaaaggttcaGAAATGGATCTATGA
- the gkap1 gene encoding G kinase-anchoring protein 1 isoform X1, translating into MTSSAMITVPTTASRFALLQIDSDSDSDTSEPGKSSTKGGRDSAGKPRHGKAGAAGGKAAQGGDKKKDKKKKKKEQQQSEANELRNLAFKKIPQKSGAPPPCMTLSGVASELLSPTSGDHSIPSGGWQQWKQKDEQMTTELYEADLEKALILSKLEFEQNKQDNTNASSPKSQGGKEGGGKKDKKKNQQAKDKKTVSLQDFQAEGSVEHSSKKHEKEDARGANVALGIGQEERFFNKLEDDVSQIIQREKRREQYSNSQGQEVNTSTEHEPDPRAEQLKYDLEKKDQEIDKLKKTISQWEVKYKEVKARNSQLLKMLQQGEMKDKAEILLQVEELLHIKEELSSQVTLLHTALEQERSKIKGLQSEQPKHQGNKKGKKGSEMDL; encoded by the exons ATGACGTCGTCTGCCATGATCACCGTGCCCACCACCGCCTCCCGCTTCGCCCTGCTCCAGATAGACTCGGATTCGGACTCGGACACCTCCGAGCCGGGGAAGAGCAGCACCAAAGGCGGACGGGACTCCGCCGGGAAGCCCCGCCATGGGAAGGCTGGAGCGGCCGGGGGCAAGGCGGCTCAGGGCGGCGacaagaagaaggacaagaagaagaagaagaaggaacagCAGCAGAGCGAGGCCAACGAG CTACGTAATCTAGCCTTCAAGAAGATTCCTCAGAAGTCGGGTGCCCCGCCTCCCTGTATGACGCTGTCAGGAGTAGCCAGCGAACTTCTCAGCCCTACATCAGGGGACCACAGTATTCCTTCAGGAGGGTGGCAGCAATGGAAGCAGAAGGATGAGCAG ATGACCACTGAACTTTATGAGGCAGACTTGGAAAAGGCCTTGATTCTAAGTAAACTGGAGTTCGAACAAAATAAACAG GACAACACAAATGCATCCTCGCCAAAGTcacaaggaggaaaagagggtggaggaaagaaggacaaaaagaagaatcagcaggcaaaagacaaaaagacagttTCTCTGCAGGACTTCCAGGCTGAAGGCAGTGTAG aaCATTCAAGTAAGAAACATGAGAAAGAG GATGCCCGAGGAGCTAACGTGGCGCTAGGAATCGGTCAGGAGGAACGATTCTTTAATAAACTGGAAGATGACGTCAGTCAGATTATCCAACGGGAAAAAAGACGTGAGCAGTACTCTAACAGCCAGGGGCAAGAAGTCAACACGTCCACAGAACACGAACCA GACCCCAGGGCAGAGCAGCTGAAGTACGACCTGGAGAAGAAAGACCAGGAAATCGATAAGCTAAAGAAAACAATTTCGCAGTGGGAG GTGAAATACAAAGAAGTGAAAGCAAGAAATTCCCAGCTGCTCAAGATGCTCCAACAGGGAGAGA TGAAAGATAAAGCAGAAATCCTTCTACAGGTAGAAGAGCTACTACATATAAAAGAAGAACTGTCATCACAG gtaacaTTACTGCACACTGCCCTTGAACAAGAAAGGTCTAAAATCAAAGGTCTGCAGTCAGAACAACCGAAACATCAG ggaaacaaaaaggggaaaaaaggttcaGAAATGGATCTATGA